The following are encoded in a window of Shewanella psychrotolerans genomic DNA:
- a CDS encoding diguanylate cyclase domain-containing protein: MEPDEQASLTELRAELAALKRENAKLKLLNARAEEKLFAALDGNGLCLWEQHIPSGNLTIFNMKWGELLGFSREELAAHVDSWKQNLHPEDKEWVIKAFEDHVNGKSDYYQAVHRMIHKDGSVTWVSDRGRIVERKADGTPLRIMGTHMDITQEKRYEQELSILAHSDPLTNLSNRKALTRAFNEHQAQSSLGGALFFIDLDGFKGLNDKLGHKFGDLLLIHVANNLKMLAGETAHCARIGGDEFMIMLPTTDGETLSQLAQKILDTYEQDFKLDGYDISLGLSIGVYCFSPEDSFTVGLERADAAMYRVKNQGKHGYQFWQPRVKISNSP, from the coding sequence ATGGAACCGGATGAGCAAGCATCCTTAACCGAATTACGCGCTGAGCTAGCAGCACTTAAGCGAGAAAATGCCAAGCTTAAACTGTTAAATGCCCGCGCAGAAGAGAAATTATTTGCCGCATTAGATGGCAATGGCTTATGCCTTTGGGAGCAACATATCCCCAGCGGCAACTTAACCATCTTTAACATGAAATGGGGTGAACTACTGGGCTTTAGCCGCGAAGAACTTGCTGCCCATGTAGACAGCTGGAAACAAAACTTGCATCCAGAAGATAAAGAGTGGGTCATAAAAGCCTTTGAAGATCACGTTAACGGTAAGTCCGATTACTATCAGGCCGTCCATCGTATGATCCATAAAGATGGCTCTGTCACTTGGGTATCAGATCGTGGGCGAATCGTCGAACGTAAGGCCGACGGAACGCCGCTACGTATCATGGGAACCCATATGGATATCACCCAAGAAAAACGTTACGAGCAGGAACTCTCCATCTTGGCACACAGCGATCCGCTGACGAACCTGAGTAACCGTAAGGCCCTTACTCGCGCCTTCAATGAACATCAGGCACAATCGAGTCTAGGCGGGGCGCTATTTTTCATCGATCTCGATGGTTTTAAAGGCCTTAACGATAAACTTGGGCATAAGTTTGGCGATCTATTACTGATCCATGTGGCCAACAACTTAAAGATGCTTGCAGGAGAAACGGCTCACTGCGCCCGCATTGGTGGTGATGAGTTTATGATTATGCTGCCCACCACAGATGGGGAGACATTGAGTCAGTTGGCCCAGAAGATACTCGATACCTATGAGCAAGATTTCAAACTCGATGGCTATGATATCTCACTGGGCTTGAGTATTGGGGTGTATTGTTTCAGCCCAGAGGACTCTTTTACTGTCGGCTTAGAGCGAGCGGATGCGGCTATGTACCGAGTCAAAAACCAGGGTAAGCATGGGTATCAATTTTGGCAACCTAGGGTCAAAATCTCAAACTCCCCCTGA
- a CDS encoding DUF3718 domain-containing protein: MNISVSKCAAIATLCLIGFSSTASAAMDPQLENTLIQVCKAGASNKITTFNNTMRDYRINKHVVFPRLVCNGQNFYQFAFNQGAYKTANKINQYVQGRVTIKDLAQTNISKEVYAVNY; the protein is encoded by the coding sequence ATGAACATTTCAGTATCTAAATGCGCTGCCATTGCAACTTTATGTTTAATCGGTTTTTCTAGCACAGCTTCTGCAGCGATGGACCCTCAACTTGAGAACACATTAATCCAAGTGTGCAAAGCCGGTGCAAGTAATAAAATCACCACTTTTAATAACACTATGCGTGACTACCGTATTAACAAACATGTCGTGTTTCCACGCTTAGTGTGCAATGGCCAGAATTTTTATCAGTTTGCCTTTAATCAAGGCGCTTATAAAACAGCTAATAAAATTAACCAGTATGTTCAAGGTCGAGTCACCATCAAAGATCTTGCTCAAACTAATATCTCTAAGGAGGTCTATGCCGTCAACTATTAA
- a CDS encoding cytochrome c3 family protein translates to MCQISRYISILLYVAVTTCVWCGIPTPSIAADNATSHTTSSTCMKCHKRNGQLLGIHANPGLAIQCQDCHGKKGNHPKKDSQINTFGAGSLVPVDKQVAICLACHDHQALAEAEWTHNVHATKLACAQCHKLHPESDPMLTLDSKQHSQLCVTCHRVNQ, encoded by the coding sequence ATGTGCCAAATTAGCCGTTATATCTCAATTCTGCTCTATGTCGCCGTTACGACATGCGTTTGGTGCGGTATCCCAACCCCAAGCATTGCAGCAGATAATGCAACAAGTCATACAACAAGCAGCACATGTATGAAGTGCCATAAGCGTAATGGTCAACTACTAGGCATACATGCAAATCCAGGACTGGCGATCCAATGCCAAGATTGTCATGGTAAAAAAGGCAATCATCCTAAAAAAGATTCACAAATAAATACCTTTGGTGCCGGTAGCCTGGTGCCCGTCGATAAACAAGTCGCCATCTGCCTCGCATGTCATGATCATCAAGCCTTGGCCGAAGCCGAGTGGACTCACAATGTGCACGCAACCAAACTTGCTTGCGCCCAATGCCACAAGCTACATCCAGAATCCGATCCTATGTTGACGTTAGACAGCAAACAACATAGCCAATTATGTGTTACCTGCCATCGGGTCAATCAATAG
- a CDS encoding DUF2726 domain-containing protein encodes MVDATVSIKPHLLDKESMHFLKSLKSIASNRYDVLYGASLVNVVDIDDSIKNHEEVQDFMEHCHLDYVVVDNESSAVKLVVSDPDASSDEQMKFVEKCLDYIGVQFIKLDKDKHCDEALLRNALAA; translated from the coding sequence ATGGTCGATGCAACGGTAAGCATCAAGCCCCACTTGCTCGATAAGGAGTCTATGCATTTCCTAAAAAGCTTAAAATCAATCGCGAGTAATCGCTACGATGTGCTGTACGGGGCGTCTCTGGTTAATGTGGTCGATATTGATGATTCAATAAAAAATCACGAAGAGGTTCAGGACTTCATGGAACATTGCCACCTAGATTATGTGGTCGTCGACAATGAATCATCAGCGGTCAAATTAGTGGTTAGCGACCCAGATGCCAGCTCAGATGAACAGATGAAGTTTGTCGAAAAATGTTTAGATTACATCGGTGTACAATTTATCAAATTAGATAAAGATAAGCACTGTGACGAAGCCCTACTGCGCAATGCCCTCGCAGCCTGA
- a CDS encoding LysR family transcriptional regulator — MLKKVSRLDYFTLQVFIGLIELKNGSAVADRMQTTQSKISRSLTCLREVLEDELFVRQQYGFEPNQVALKIYPMVQTVLEQYDKIVATTIDKGTEPYQLSVATYEQWSLMAMNCVHETCHCIEGGVSINILPWTDNIAQRLCQGKIDCSISTEPINHTMVNNYKLGDISYFFIVARTGHPILTSSQPLVDLFNYPLALVNTNLHEQQAHPIEEYATAHNLNIKIALKSPSLRMLVDHVCHCDDIALLSSAMSMVYFENRNDVDYIDVSQLWRETSGIECESYYLHCHKSIKPQLVNCLKTVLTEKLTEMQSHYDAVASGHNLTCDSSTEPTAKHSSKHCCPHGTSNRSSTDGMTKSHCPNDTSDDPAPRCCDN; from the coding sequence ATGCTGAAAAAAGTGAGCCGCCTCGATTACTTTACACTACAAGTGTTTATTGGGTTGATTGAGCTTAAAAATGGCAGCGCGGTTGCAGACAGAATGCAAACAACCCAGTCTAAGATCAGTCGAAGCCTAACCTGCTTACGCGAAGTATTAGAAGATGAACTCTTTGTTCGCCAGCAATATGGATTTGAGCCAAATCAAGTGGCGCTTAAGATCTATCCAATGGTGCAAACGGTTTTGGAGCAATACGACAAAATTGTCGCGACGACCATAGATAAAGGCACAGAACCATACCAACTCAGCGTAGCCACCTATGAGCAATGGTCACTGATGGCAATGAACTGCGTGCATGAGACTTGTCACTGTATCGAAGGCGGAGTCAGTATCAATATTCTGCCTTGGACAGACAACATAGCTCAGCGTTTATGTCAGGGTAAAATCGATTGCAGTATTTCTACCGAACCGATTAACCACACCATGGTGAACAATTACAAGCTCGGCGATATTAGCTATTTCTTTATCGTCGCCAGAACTGGCCACCCGATTCTGACATCAAGCCAGCCATTGGTAGACCTATTCAACTACCCTCTTGCGCTGGTGAATACCAACTTACATGAGCAACAAGCCCACCCGATAGAAGAATATGCTACTGCACACAATCTCAATATTAAGATCGCCCTTAAGAGTCCAAGTTTACGGATGTTGGTCGACCACGTATGTCATTGTGACGATATCGCTTTACTCTCATCGGCTATGTCGATGGTTTATTTTGAAAACCGCAATGATGTCGACTATATCGACGTATCTCAGCTTTGGCGTGAAACCAGTGGAATAGAGTGCGAGAGTTACTATTTGCATTGCCATAAAAGCATCAAACCACAATTAGTTAACTGCTTAAAAACGGTTCTTACAGAGAAACTAACTGAGATGCAGTCTCACTATGATGCGGTTGCTTCGGGCCATAATCTAACCTGTGATAGCTCAACAGAACCGACTGCAAAACATTCCTCTAAACACTGCTGTCCTCATGGAACAAGCAATCGCTCGTCAACGGATGGCATGACCAAATCCCACTGCCCTAACGACACCAGCGATGATCCAGCACCAAGATGTTGCGATAACTAA
- a CDS encoding LysR family transcriptional regulator, with protein sequence MKNITLDSLDMLSANILVNLYEKHSASSVAIDMNIPAPKVSRCLQHARMIFNNPLFIRKKHGLEPNEFTRQLYPIVKELVQCSEHLYQLNQLNPLELNTAMVIYVSDLLIQHFPQHLSTAINSAHVPLSFELRSGSEDILEDTANGLIDIAILSESNPELLQNDPRLEVIPLKRLTHLYLLCGLHHPILNQEISLVNIASYPYLSAFSSLNRSSLDPFQAFCRHQKLFCHQAPYDNAQTGLGFHDLFRYLSDNKTVSLLPYNKVYDQSHLLPGLHVCCLSAIDTELLYREQPQPMLYLISAKHHPSSHLDWLKNEITLLINQSVH encoded by the coding sequence ATGAAAAATATAACTCTAGATAGCTTGGATATGCTTAGTGCTAATATATTGGTTAATCTTTATGAAAAGCATTCAGCTTCTTCGGTTGCTATCGATATGAATATACCAGCACCTAAAGTGAGTCGTTGCCTACAACATGCGAGGATGATTTTTAATAATCCATTATTTATTCGAAAAAAGCATGGCCTCGAACCTAACGAGTTTACGCGGCAACTCTATCCAATTGTGAAGGAGTTAGTGCAATGCTCCGAGCATCTGTATCAATTGAATCAACTTAACCCGCTAGAGCTAAACACGGCGATGGTGATTTATGTCAGCGACCTGCTGATCCAGCATTTTCCTCAGCACTTGAGTACCGCGATCAACTCAGCACACGTGCCGCTCAGTTTTGAGTTACGCAGTGGCTCGGAAGATATTTTGGAAGATACGGCTAATGGGCTGATTGATATTGCCATACTCAGTGAATCTAACCCTGAATTATTACAAAATGATCCCCGTCTTGAGGTGATACCGCTAAAGAGATTAACGCACCTTTATCTATTGTGTGGTCTGCATCATCCAATATTAAATCAAGAGATTAGCTTAGTTAATATCGCGAGTTATCCCTATCTCAGTGCATTTAGTTCATTAAATAGATCGTCCCTAGATCCGTTCCAAGCCTTTTGCCGTCATCAAAAGCTGTTTTGTCACCAGGCGCCCTATGACAACGCGCAAACAGGGTTGGGATTTCACGATCTCTTCCGTTACCTGTCTGATAATAAGACGGTGAGTTTACTGCCCTATAACAAGGTATATGACCAGAGCCATCTATTACCCGGGCTGCACGTTTGTTGTTTATCCGCCATCGATACCGAATTACTTTATCGAGAGCAGCCTCAACCAATGCTCTATCTTATCAGTGCTAAACATCATCCCAGCTCACATCTTGATTGGCTTAAAAATGAGATCACATTACTGATCAATCAGAGCGTCCACTAA
- the rluF gene encoding 23S rRNA pseudouridine(2604) synthase RluF — protein MSDSATRLNKYISESGICSRREADRYIEQGNVFINGKRAQIGDTVSFGDKVKVNGRDIEPRQEEDLVFIALNKPVGIVSTTESTERDNIVDFVNHSDRIFPIGRLDKDSQGLIFLTNNGDLVNKILRAGNNHDKEYVVTVNKPITEAFLTGMRAGVPMLGVITKKCKMEQISTFVFKIVLVQGLNRQIRRMCEHFNFEVTKLERQSIMNVSLKGLPIGEWRDLDDEELSTLFKLIENSSSEDKKAPKKAVKKPAKKPNKSLRDKIEGPEHFMQNHGGNKKKKPTGANKGKPSHARRPKR, from the coding sequence TTGAGCGATTCAGCAACCCGCCTTAATAAATACATCAGTGAAAGTGGTATCTGTTCACGTAGAGAAGCCGATCGTTATATCGAACAGGGCAATGTATTTATCAATGGTAAACGTGCCCAGATTGGCGATACGGTTAGCTTTGGTGACAAGGTTAAAGTCAATGGCCGTGACATAGAGCCTAGACAGGAAGAAGACTTAGTCTTCATCGCATTAAATAAGCCTGTGGGTATTGTCAGTACCACGGAAAGCACCGAGCGCGATAACATAGTCGATTTTGTTAATCACAGTGACCGAATTTTCCCTATTGGCCGCTTAGATAAAGACTCTCAAGGCTTAATATTCCTGACCAACAATGGCGATCTAGTCAATAAAATTTTGCGTGCGGGTAACAACCACGACAAAGAGTATGTGGTCACCGTCAACAAGCCGATCACCGAAGCGTTTTTAACCGGAATGCGTGCTGGGGTGCCCATGCTTGGGGTGATCACGAAGAAATGTAAGATGGAGCAGATCTCGACGTTCGTGTTTAAGATCGTGCTGGTACAGGGCCTTAACCGTCAGATCCGCAGAATGTGTGAACATTTCAACTTCGAAGTCACCAAACTTGAACGCCAAAGCATAATGAACGTCTCCTTAAAGGGATTACCGATAGGTGAATGGCGTGACTTAGATGATGAGGAGCTTTCAACCCTGTTTAAACTGATAGAGAACTCCTCTTCTGAAGACAAAAAAGCCCCGAAAAAAGCGGTAAAAAAGCCCGCCAAGAAACCCAATAAATCGCTACGGGATAAGATTGAAGGCCCTGAACACTTTATGCAAAATCACGGTGGTAATAAAAAGAAAAAGCCTACTGGCGCCAATAAAGGCAAGCCATCGCACGCAAGACGTCCTAAGCGCTAA
- a CDS encoding amino acid ABC transporter ATP-binding protein has translation MINITNLHKSFGDNLVLKGINEHIARGEVVSVIGPSGSGKSTFLRCINLLEQPTQGDIAIDGQSITAKGACIDKLRQKVGMVFQNFNLFPHKTVKQNITLAPVKLGLMTQNDADIEALALLEQVGLSDKAQAYPSSLSGGQKQRVAIARALAMKPELMLFDEPTSALDPEMVGDVLDVMKSLALAGMTMVIVTHEMGFARDVSNRVIFMDGGYIVENSKPDELFTQPKEPRTQAFLSKVLR, from the coding sequence GTGATTAATATAACTAATCTACATAAAAGTTTTGGCGATAATTTGGTGCTTAAGGGGATTAATGAGCATATCGCTCGCGGTGAGGTGGTCAGTGTGATTGGCCCAAGTGGTAGCGGTAAGAGTACGTTTCTGCGCTGCATTAATCTGCTCGAGCAACCAACACAGGGTGATATTGCCATCGATGGTCAATCGATCACTGCCAAAGGTGCTTGCATAGACAAGCTACGCCAAAAAGTGGGCATGGTGTTTCAGAACTTTAATCTGTTTCCCCATAAAACGGTTAAGCAAAACATTACTCTGGCACCAGTTAAGTTAGGCCTAATGACTCAAAATGATGCCGATATTGAGGCGCTTGCCTTACTTGAACAAGTGGGGCTTTCCGACAAGGCGCAAGCTTACCCCTCTAGTCTCTCTGGCGGCCAAAAGCAGCGGGTCGCGATTGCCCGCGCGTTAGCCATGAAGCCTGAACTGATGCTGTTTGATGAGCCTACATCGGCACTGGATCCCGAGATGGTTGGCGATGTACTAGATGTCATGAAGTCATTGGCGCTTGCTGGGATGACCATGGTGATCGTGACCCATGAGATGGGCTTTGCTCGCGATGTGTCCAATAGAGTGATCTTCATGGATGGCGGTTATATTGTCGAAAACAGTAAGCCAGATGAGCTATTTACTCAGCCTAAAGAGCCGAGAACACAAGCGTTTTTAAGTAAGGTGCTTAGGTAA
- the nrfD gene encoding cytochrome c nitrite reductase subunit NrfD gives MSAFHFEGLVWHWPIAIYLFLAGLSAGAVFFAIMLKHFKLAGEAYHSPFVQAAAIIAPITVFGGLGILVFDLTKPLDFWKILVFYNTTSVMSMGVLVLMAYQVALFAWIACIFNKMILQLLGDRLAFVSRMIKWLVKQEAAITGVLVILSISLGAYTGFLLSALIGFPLLNNPVLPLLFLISGLSSGAAATLLGGVLLRGNPNGIEVRFIHGIEIPMILVEIGLIFTFFVGLILSGGQSQVAALNAIGYGFWGWIFWGGVIGVGLTLPLAANLWMKVSADRKFTYVAVTASFSLIGVFLLRNFILYTGQMTGV, from the coding sequence ATGAGTGCTTTTCACTTTGAAGGCCTAGTATGGCATTGGCCTATTGCCATCTATCTGTTCTTAGCGGGACTATCAGCTGGCGCAGTGTTTTTCGCTATCATGCTCAAACATTTTAAATTGGCAGGTGAAGCCTACCATTCCCCTTTCGTGCAGGCAGCGGCAATCATCGCGCCAATCACCGTATTTGGCGGTTTAGGGATATTGGTATTCGATCTTACCAAGCCCTTAGATTTCTGGAAGATTTTGGTGTTTTACAATACCACTTCAGTGATGTCTATGGGGGTCTTGGTATTGATGGCCTATCAGGTTGCGTTATTTGCTTGGATAGCCTGTATCTTCAACAAGATGATACTTCAACTGCTAGGTGACAGATTGGCATTTGTCAGCCGCATGATTAAATGGCTAGTTAAGCAAGAAGCGGCTATTACCGGCGTGTTGGTGATTTTGTCTATCTCATTAGGGGCGTACACTGGCTTCTTACTATCGGCGCTAATCGGCTTCCCACTACTGAATAACCCTGTGCTGCCTTTGCTATTTTTAATCTCAGGTTTATCCTCTGGCGCAGCAGCAACACTGCTCGGTGGAGTGCTTTTACGAGGCAACCCCAATGGTATCGAAGTGCGCTTTATCCATGGCATCGAAATTCCGATGATCTTGGTGGAGATTGGCCTGATATTTACCTTCTTTGTTGGGCTTATTCTTTCAGGTGGCCAAAGCCAAGTGGCGGCGCTTAACGCTATAGGCTATGGCTTTTGGGGCTGGATATTTTGGGGGGGAGTGATAGGTGTCGGACTGACACTACCCCTTGCAGCCAACCTATGGATGAAGGTGTCAGCGGACCGTAAATTTACCTATGTTGCGGTTACTGCAAGCTTTAGCCTTATCGGGGTATTTTTACTGCGAAACTTCATCCTCTACACAGGACAGATGACAGGGGTATAG
- a CDS encoding amino acid ABC transporter permease — MIDAINASLFTPIGDDGLVGILLILNGLKVTLIVTFFAMILGSMLGITTTLMKMSSKWYLRWPAELYVGVIRGTPVVVQLVILYFIVLAAFDVDKITAAIIAFGLNSGAYISEIIRAGIQAVDKGQTEAARSLGLSQGMTMKEVILPQAIKNILPALGNEFIVLLKETAVIGFIGGVDLMRAGEIIRSRTFEDSVPLFTCALIYLLLTYSFTFMLSKFEKRLKQSD; from the coding sequence ATGATAGATGCAATTAATGCTTCACTCTTTACCCCTATAGGTGACGATGGTCTGGTTGGGATCTTACTGATCTTAAATGGTCTTAAGGTCACGCTAATTGTGACCTTTTTTGCCATGATATTAGGGTCGATGCTCGGCATTACTACCACGCTAATGAAGATGTCATCTAAATGGTATCTGCGCTGGCCAGCGGAGCTTTACGTTGGAGTGATACGTGGTACCCCCGTCGTTGTGCAGTTAGTCATTCTTTACTTCATCGTGCTGGCTGCATTTGATGTCGATAAAATTACAGCGGCCATTATCGCCTTTGGCCTTAATAGTGGTGCCTATATTTCAGAGATCATCCGTGCGGGAATTCAGGCGGTCGATAAAGGCCAAACTGAGGCGGCGCGCTCCTTAGGCTTGTCTCAAGGGATGACCATGAAAGAGGTGATACTGCCTCAAGCGATTAAGAATATTCTGCCCGCCTTAGGTAATGAGTTCATCGTACTCTTAAAAGAAACCGCGGTGATCGGCTTTATTGGTGGAGTGGATTTAATGCGCGCTGGAGAGATCATCCGTAGCCGAACTTTTGAAGATAGTGTGCCGCTGTTTACCTGTGCGCTCATCTATTTGCTGCTGACATACAGCTTCACCTTTATGTTGTCGAAATTTGAGAAGAGGTTAAAGCAGAGTGATTAA
- a CDS encoding basic amino acid ABC transporter substrate-binding protein: MKKSMLLGCFAFITALGLTGCGKPQDVLVVGTNASFPPFEYVGGTSGDEIKGFDIDLARQIAKDAGKTLKIENMKFDSLIVALNSGKIDFIASGMTITPEREASVNFSAPYYEATQVVLVNKDDDSIHTIEDLTGKHFAVQLGSTADMMAKQYTQEITAFNTGFEAIMELKNGKVDLVLFDSEPAANYLEKNPDLKLINLAFPPEFYGFAVAKTQPELLSSINNTLIKMNKNGEYQALVSQHIK; the protein is encoded by the coding sequence ATGAAAAAATCCATGTTATTGGGCTGCTTTGCATTTATTACGGCCTTGGGGTTAACAGGATGTGGTAAGCCGCAAGACGTGTTGGTGGTTGGAACCAATGCCTCGTTCCCGCCTTTTGAATATGTTGGTGGCACCAGCGGTGATGAGATCAAGGGGTTTGATATCGATTTAGCGCGTCAAATTGCTAAGGATGCAGGCAAAACTCTTAAGATCGAAAACATGAAATTTGACTCGTTAATCGTAGCTTTAAATTCAGGCAAAATTGACTTCATTGCATCGGGGATGACCATTACTCCAGAGCGTGAGGCGAGCGTGAATTTTTCTGCTCCCTATTATGAAGCGACCCAAGTGGTACTAGTGAATAAAGATGACGATAGTATTCACACTATTGAAGATCTCACTGGTAAACATTTTGCGGTGCAGCTGGGTTCTACCGCAGACATGATGGCGAAGCAATACACCCAAGAGATCACCGCATTTAACACCGGATTCGAAGCTATTATGGAGCTGAAGAATGGCAAGGTCGATCTCGTCTTATTTGACAGTGAACCTGCGGCCAACTATCTCGAGAAAAATCCCGATCTCAAGTTAATCAACCTAGCGTTTCCTCCTGAGTTTTACGGCTTTGCCGTTGCTAAGACCCAGCCAGAACTATTGTCGAGCATCAATAATACTTTGATTAAGATGAATAAAAACGGCGAATATCAGGCGCTCGTGTCTCAGCATATTAAGTGA
- a CDS encoding 4Fe-4S dicluster domain-containing protein, producing MEHSKRQFLKGCGALLAGVSVYSVTKSPLAENTDTEAQAEIKYAMVHDENICIGCNACVEACREVNHVPEGVTRLKIDRTGPFGEYPEQSYRFNRVSCQHCEAAPCVRVCPTGAAYIDKKTGIVAVHEERCVGCQYCIAACPYQVRFINPETRTADKCDFCQQTQLKQGLAPACVLACPTKALTFGNLKDPDSDLVRLLKSKPTYRSKVDLGTRPKLFHVQIIDGEIML from the coding sequence ATGGAACATTCAAAACGACAATTTCTAAAAGGCTGCGGCGCACTACTAGCTGGGGTATCGGTTTATAGCGTCACTAAATCCCCCCTAGCCGAAAACACCGATACTGAAGCGCAGGCCGAGATAAAGTATGCCATGGTTCACGATGAGAACATCTGCATAGGCTGTAATGCCTGCGTAGAGGCCTGCCGCGAAGTCAATCATGTACCAGAGGGTGTCACTCGACTCAAAATCGATCGTACAGGGCCTTTTGGGGAATACCCAGAACAGAGCTACCGTTTCAATCGCGTCTCTTGTCAACACTGTGAAGCAGCACCTTGCGTCAGAGTTTGTCCAACAGGCGCAGCTTACATAGATAAAAAAACCGGTATCGTCGCGGTGCACGAAGAACGTTGTGTCGGCTGCCAATACTGTATTGCCGCCTGCCCTTATCAGGTTCGTTTTATTAACCCTGAGACCCGCACCGCCGACAAATGCGATTTCTGTCAGCAGACCCAATTGAAGCAGGGATTAGCGCCTGCCTGTGTGCTGGCTTGCCCAACTAAGGCATTAACCTTTGGCAATTTAAAAGACCCTGACTCAGACCTAGTACGGCTCTTAAAGAGTAAACCGACCTATCGCTCTAAAGTCGATCTCGGTACTCGGCCTAAATTGTTCCATGTGCAAATCATTGATGGGGAGATAATGCTATGA